One Pseudorasbora parva isolate DD20220531a chromosome 4, ASM2467924v1, whole genome shotgun sequence genomic region harbors:
- the taf5l gene encoding TAF5-like RNA polymerase II p300/CBP-associated factor-associated factor 65 kDa subunit 5L, producing MKRVRTEQIQYAVTQYLKRRQYIDTDGSLKGAKLSQSAEEMAASLTVQTESSCANVVSAAPCQSDPQQYETQFSRLRSFLQEAEAPLVKEVSGVLFPLFLYLHLDMARCGLKGAVDSFYGRFHALFQQDPEQKAIVDLLRGALTLQDVTSNPKLCSLLDHKYVVHLTDQAYSYLLRYLQSDDNSAICWVLSTHLQVEVTAARRTDYQLYGAGMGGGSTTSSSSTTWAALDGAEGAERVEVTAGLPQNEAALESLQDCIKRVREGPPSLTTVCFYAFQHTDQQLNTAEVSADSRLLAAGFDNSAVKLWSLRARKLKAGPHRADVSKIRLACDVLEEEADDEDASGSEIKTLRAHSGPVYRTAFLTDGSGLLSCSEDSTVRFWDLNSFTNTVLYRGHAYPVWDVDVSPCSLYFSTASHDRTARLWSFARTYPLRLYAGHLSDVDCVKFHPNSNYVATGSTDKTVRLWSTQQGASVRLFTGHRGPVLSLAFSPNGKYLASAGEDQRLKLWDLASGSLFKDLRGHTDSITSLSFSQDSSLVASASMDNSVRVWDIRNAHGSAPTDGSSSELIGQYTGSTSNILNVQFMACNLLLVTGTALEKQEQ from the exons ATGAAGCGGGTCCGGACGGAGCAGATCCAATACGCGGTGACCCAGTACCTGAAGAGGAGACAGTACATAGACACAGATGGCTCTCTGAAGGGGGCCAAGCTCTCCCAGTCCGCTGAGGAGATGGCTGCCAGTCTGACGG TTCAGACGGAGTCGAGCTGTGCGAATGTGGTGTCCGCCGCCCCGTGCCAGTCAGACCCCCAGCAGTACGAGACCCAGTTCTCCAGACTGCGCTCCTTCCTGCAGG AGGCAGAAGCACCTCTTGTGAAGGAGGTGAGCGGCGTGTTGTTTCCGCTTTTCCTCTACCTGCACTTGGACATGGCGCGATGTGGCCTGAAGGGAGCGGTGGACTCGTTCTACGGGCGCTTCCACGCACTTTTCCAGCAGGACCCCGAGCAGAAAGCCATCGTGGACCTGCTACGAGGAGCCCTCACGCTGCAG GATGTGACTTCAAACCCTAAACTCTGCTCCCTCCTGGATCACAAGTACGTGGTGCACCTGACGGATCAAGCGTACAGCTACCTGCTGCGGTACCTGCAGAGTGACGACAACAGCGCCATCTGCTGGGTGCTCAGCACACACCTGCAG GTGGAGGTGACAGCGGCACGCCGAACCGACTATCAGCTGTACGGCGCAGGGATGGGAGGGGGAAGCACGacctcctcttcctccaccACATGGGCTGCGCTGGATGGGGCGGAGGGGGCTGAGCGTGTAGAGGTCACGGCGGGGTTACCTCAGAACGAGGCAGCGTTGGAGTCGCTGCAGGACTGCATAAAGCGCGTGCGAGAAGGTCCGCCTTCGCTCACCACGGTCTGCTTCTACGCCTTCCAGCACACGGACCAGCAGCTGAACACGGCCGAGGTTTCGGCGGACAGTCGCCTGCTGGCCGCGGGGTTTGATAACTCGGCCGTCAAGCTGTGGAGTCTGCGGGCGAGGAAGCTGAAGGCGGGGCCTCACAGGGCCGACGTGTCTAAAATAAGACTGGCCTGTGACGTGCTGGAGGAGGAG GCAGATGACGAGGACGCCTCAGGCAGTGAGATAAAGACCCTGCGGGCTCACAGCGGCCCGGTTTACCGTACGGCGTTCCTGACGGACGGCTCCGGCCTGCTTTCCTGCTCGGAGGACTCCACGGTGCGCTTCTGGGACCTGAACAGCTTCACCAACACCGTCCTGTACCGCGGCCACGCTTACCCCGTGTGGGACGTGGACGTCAGTCCCTGCAGCCTGTACTTCTCCACGGCGTCCCACGACCGCACGGCTCGCCTCTGGAGCTTCGCGCGCACCTACCCGCTCCGCCTGTACGCCGGACACCTCTCGGACGTCGACTGCGTCAAATTTCACCCCAACTCCAATTATGTGGCGACTGGCTCGACGGATAAAACCGTGCGCCTGTGGAGCACTCAGCAGGGGGCGTCCGTGAGGCTGTTCACCGGGCACCGCGGCCCCGTGCTTTCGCTGGCCTTCTCGCCCAACGGGAAGTACCTGGCGTCGGCCGGAGAGGACCAGAGACTGAAGCTGTGGGATTTGGCATCCGGGAGTCTGTTTAAAGACCTGCGGGGTCACACCGACAGCATCACCAGCCTGTCCTTCAGCCAGGACAGCAGTTTGGTGGCCTCCGCCTCCATGGACAACTCCGTGCGAGTTTGGGACATACGCAACGCCCATGGCTCCGCCCCCACCGACGGATCCAGCAGCGAGCTGATTGGACAATACACGGGCAGCACGAGCAACATCCTTAATGTGCAGTTCATGGCCTGCAATCTGCTGCTAGTGACGGGCACTGCGCTGGAGAAACAGGAacagtga
- the capn9 gene encoding calpain-9, producing MPYTVNPTSGSGQATLVESTQADGKTFEQLRLECLQKGKLFEDPDFPAVEDSIFFSQRVPVNFEWKRPGEICKNPQFITGGATRTDICQGQLGDCWLLAAVASLTLHEETLKRVVPHDQSFDRGYAGIFHFQFWQHNKWMDVVVDDRLPCVRDKLVFLHSADQTEFWSALLEKAYAKLNGSYESLKGGSTMEAMEDFTGGVGEMYETKTAPNNLFIILKKALERGSMLGCSIDITSSAESEAQTTTGLVKGHAYSITGVDEVNYRGTKVQLIRVRNPWGQVEWNGPWSDNSREWSSIDSAEKNRLLHNSLDDGEFWMEFGDFKANYDKIEICNLTPDSLSEDSTKKWEVNLFEGNWIRGSTAGGCRNYIDTFWTNPQFKLRLKDPDDGDKLCSVIVALLQKNRRRLRKEGLDMETVGFAIYEAPDDQDHQGKDFFRYNGSKARSRSYVNMREVSERFRLPPGNYLLVPTTFQPHKEADFLIRIFSEKKAGAIEMGNTIQADLPEPPKPNPPEEETDEEKGLRRLFEQIAGSDKAISARELQHVLNNVLSRRKEVKFDGLTLNTCHSIINLMDVDGSGMLEFGEFKVFWDKLKKWIMLFLSYDTDRSGRMSSYELRSALNAAGMQLNNKILQLLGLRFADESLEIDFDDYLTCIVRLENMFRVFQAFDSKKKGEISLNIQQFLMLSMNV from the exons ATGCCCTACACTGTGAATCCGACGAGTGGCTCGGGCCAGGCGACCCTAGTGGAGAGCACACAGGCGGACGGGAAGACTTTTGAACAGCTCCGGCTGGAGTGTTTGCAGAAGGGAAAGTTGTTTGAGGATCCAGACTTCCCTGCCGTGGAAGACTCGATCTTCTTCAGCCAGAGGGTCCCGGTTAACTTTGAGTGGAAGAGGCCGGGG GAAATCTGCAAAAACCCACAATTCATCACAGGAGGAGCCACCAGGACAGACATCTGTCAGGGGCAGCTGG GAGACTGCTGGCTGTTGGCAGCGGTCGCCTCCCTGACCCTCCATGAGGAAACGCTGAAGAGGGTCGTACCCCATGACCAGAGCTTTGATCGCGGGTATGCCGGCATCTTCCATTTCCAG TTCTGGCAGCataataaatggatggatgtggTGGTGGATGACAGACTCCCGTGTGTGAGGGACAAGCTGGTGTTCCTCCACTCCGCGGACCAAACCGAGTTCTGGAGTGCGCTACTGGAGAAGGCCTATGCCAA ACTGAACGGCAGCTATGAATCCCTGAAAGGTGGAAGCACAATGGAGGCGATGGAGGACTTCACCGGAGGCGTGGGGGAGATGTACGAGACGAAAACCGCACCCAACAACCTCTTCATCATCCTCAAGAAAGCCTTGGAGAGGGGGTCCATGCTCGGCTGCTCCATCGAC ATCACAAGTTCTGCTGAATCCGAAGCCCAAACCACTACCGGTCTGGTTAAAGGCCATGCTTACTCCATCACTGGAGTGGATGAG GTCAACTACAGAGGAACAAAGGTCCAGCTGATTCGTGTCCGTAACCCCTGGGGTCAGGTGGAGTGGAACGGGCCCTGGAGTGACAA CTCCAGGGAATGGAGCTCCATTGACAGTGCAGAGAAGAACCGATTGCTTCATAACTCCTTGGATGACGGAGAGTTCTG GATGGAGTTTGGAGACTTCAAAGCCAACTACGATAAGATCGAGATCTGTAACCTGACTCCAGACTCTCTGTCCGAAGACAGTACGAAGAAGTGGGAGGTCAACCTGTTTGAGGGCAACTGGATCAGGGGCTCCACGGCTGGCGGCTGCAGGAACTACATCG ACACATTCTGGACAAACCCGCAATTTAAGCTTCGTCTGAAAGATCCAGATGATGGGGATAAGTTGTGTAGCGTCATTGTGGCCCTGCTGCAGAAGAACCGCCGTCGGCTCAGGAAAGAGGGGCTTGACATGGAGACCGTCGGCTTTGCCATTTACGAG GCTCCTGATGATCAAGACCACCAGGGGAAGGACTTTTTCCGCTATAATGGCTCTAAAGCGCGGAGCCGTAGTTACGTCAACATGAGGGAGGTGTCCGAACGCTTCCGACTGCCACCAGGAAATTACCTGTTGGTGCCGACCACCTTCCAGCCGCACAAAGAGGCCGACTTCCTAATCCGGATCTTCTCCGAGAAGAAAGCTGGAGCTAT TGAGATGGGAAACACTATTCAAGCAGATTTGCCAGAA CCACCGAAGCCAAACCCACCTGAGGAAGAGACAGATGAGGAGAAGGGCCTGAGGAGACTTTTTGAACAGATCGCCGGATCG GATAAAGCCATCAGCGCCAGAGAACTGCAGCATGTGCTGAACAATGTTCTGAGCAGAA GGAAAGAGGTGAAGTTTGATGGATTGACCCTCAACACCTGCCACAGCATCATAAACCTGATGGAT GTGGATGGCTCAGGAATGCTGGAATTCGGCGAGTTCAAAGTCTTCTGGGATAAGCTGAAGAAATGGATT ATGCTGTTCCTGTCTTACGACACGGATCGTTCAGGACGCATGTCTTCCTACGAGCTCCGCAGTGCTCTGAACGCTGCAG GGATGCAGTTGAACAATAAGATTCTGCAGTTGCTAGGTCTGCGGTTCGCAGACGAGAGCTTGGAGATTGATTTTGATGATTACCTGACGTGCATCGTGCGTCTGGAGAACATGTTTC GAGTTTTCCAGGCCTTTGATAGCAAAAAGAAAGGAGAGATCAGTCTGAACATCCAACAG TTCCTGATGTTATCCATGAACGTCTGA